ATTGTTGTTGGAGATGTTGTATTGCAACGTGAGCAGCTCATGTGGGCAGAATTCCTTCCTCTGTTTGGTAAAAGAATTCTTGTTACTCGGTCCCGTTCTCAGGCGAGTGAACTCGTGAGTATGATTGAAGAACTGGGTGGGGAGCCGTACGAATTCCCTGTTATTGAGATCGTTAAATCTACAGATCCTCAAGATATATTAGGCATAGAGAATGCTTTCTCGCAATTGGATCAATACGATTGGATCTTCTTCACGAGCACCAACGGTGTAGATTTCTTCTTTCAACACTTGATGGAACAGCAATGTGATGTTCGTGCGTTACATCGAGCGAGAGTGGTTGCCGTTGGTCCTGCAACTGCTGAATCTCTTAAATCGAGAGGAATCATTCCAGAATCACTTCCTGAACGCTTTCAGGCTGAGGGGATGGTGGAGATGTTAACCCATCGATTAGAGGCTGGGCAGAGGGTGCTCCTACCTAGAGGAAATAGAGGGCGTACGTGGCTACCAGAGAAGCTCACAGAAATGGGGCTCGAAGTAACGGAAGCAGTGACCTACCAGACGGTTATCAGTGGTGAAGATGATGATGAGTTGCTGAGGATGTTTGAGGAACGCAGAATACATGCGGTAACCTTTACAAGTTCTTCTACAGTGACGTATTTGTTGGAGATTATGAAGAGGATGGGAATTGAAGATCCATTACAGCAACTCGAAGGTATCGAAACGGCATGTATTGGAGAAATTACAGCTCGGACGGCTAAGGAAGCAGGTCTCTCTGTTGGAATGATTGCAGAGGAAGCGACGCTTAGCAGTTTAGTTCAAGCTTTGTGCCGCTGGAACAACAATACGCATGCTTACGCTAACTTTTAATCATAAGTTAGCATTTTTGAGCTAGTTTTGAATTCATACAACAAGGAAATGAAGCAACAATAGATGTCTTTACAGGCATGAATATTTAGGAGGCTATAAATATGAGTTTTCCCATTATGCGTCACCGTCGTTTACGTCAATCCGTTGGCATACGTAATATGGTTCGCGAAACGGTTCTGAATGTGCAAGATTTAGTACAACCTATCTTTGTGACTTATGGAACAAATGTTAGAAATGAAATTTCCTCGATGCCTGGGGTATATCATTTCTCGTTGGATACTTTAAAGACTGAAGTTGACGAAATTGCAGCTTTAGGGATTCCAGCAGTGCTGTTATTCGGTATACCGGAAACAAAAGATAGTATCGGTTCTTCTGCGTTTGCTGAAGATGGTATTGTGCAAGAAGCAACAAGATTAATTAAATCATGGTACCCAGAGCTATTAGTGATTGCAGATACTTGCCTATGTGAATTTACGGACCACGGACACTGTGGGATGGTTCATACATTTGAACATGAAGGTCACATTCATGGAGA
The nucleotide sequence above comes from Paenibacillus sp. IHBB 10380. Encoded proteins:
- the cobA gene encoding uroporphyrinogen-III C-methyltransferase; this encodes MVGKVYLVGAGPGDARLITVKGLQCIKKADVVVYDRLANPQLLKSMKLGAEKVYVGKLSDRHTMKQEEINQLLVDLALEGKIVTRLKGGDPTIFGRVGEEADLLRKNGIFYEIIPGITSAISVPAYAGIPVTHRDMASSVSIITGHESQDKLDQSIHWDKLTNATGTLIFMMGVAKIGYISQQLIAHGRPATTPVALVRWGTRAEQETLIGTLSDIEEKVLAADFKPPAVIVVGDVVLQREQLMWAEFLPLFGKRILVTRSRSQASELVSMIEELGGEPYEFPVIEIVKSTDPQDILGIENAFSQLDQYDWIFFTSTNGVDFFFQHLMEQQCDVRALHRARVVAVGPATAESLKSRGIIPESLPERFQAEGMVEMLTHRLEAGQRVLLPRGNRGRTWLPEKLTEMGLEVTEAVTYQTVISGEDDDELLRMFEERRIHAVTFTSSSTVTYLLEIMKRMGIEDPLQQLEGIETACIGEITARTAKEAGLSVGMIAEEATLSSLVQALCRWNNNTHAYANF